In Acetivibrio cellulolyticus CD2, the sequence ATCAGGAATTACCCTTTGATATGCTGCTTGAAGAATTGAAGCTCGAAAGGGACATAAGCCGTACACCTTTGTTTCAAGTGATGTACATTCACCAGAATGTGCAAGAGGTAGAGCTTAAAGCAAACGGTCTTAAGATTGAAATAGAGGAAGTGGAGAACAGTGCAGCACCCTTTGATCTTAGATTGACTTCAAAGGAAACTGAGGAAGGAATTGAAGCAAGACTCGATTATTGTACTGATCTCTTCAAACCGGATACTATAGAACGTATGTTGGCACATTTTACGAATCTTCTTGAAGCTGTGGCGAAGGATACAAGTCTTAAGATAGGGCAGATGCCTCTTTTGTCAAAAGAAGAATACAGGCAATTAGTTATGGAATTTAACCAAACTACTGTTCCTTATCCGACAAACAAGCTTATTCATGAGCTTTTTGAGCAACAGGTTGAAAAATCCCCCGATACCATTGCAGTGGTTTTCGGTCTGGATCAATTGACTTATAGTGAGTTAAACTGTCGTGCCAACCAATTGGCTAGCTACCTTAGAAAAATGGGTGTGGGACCGGATATGCCGGTCGGAGTGTGTCTCGAACGTTCTTTGGATATGGTTGTCAGCCTTTTAGGTATATTAAAGGCTGGAGGTGCTTATGTTCCTTTCGACCCCGGGTATCCCAAAGCACGGTTCGAACATATGATACAGGATGCAAAGGTGAAGCTGATCCTAACCTGGGAAAAATTCATTGAAAAAATCCCCAGTAGTGAAGCGGTTGTGTTATGTCTTGATAAAGAGAAGAAAGTTTTGGAGATGGAGGATGTAAAAAATCCTGTTGTAAACGTAAACGACAAAAATTTAGCTTATGTAATATATACATCCGGCTCTACAGGTAAGCCGAAGGGGGCAATGAATACACACCTCGGTATGAGAAACCACAAACAATGGATGCAGGATACTTTTAAACTGACAGGGGAAGATGCAGTGCTGCAAAAAACTCCTTTTAGCTTCGATGTGTCCGTCTGGGAATTTTTCTGGCCCCTTATAACCGGTGCCAGGTTGGTGGTGGCACAACCGGAGGGGCATAAGGACAGCAGTTACATTGTAAAAACTATAATAGAGCAGAAAATTTCAGTTATTCACTTTGTACCGTCCATGCTATCGGCGTTCTTAGAACATCCTGATGTTGAGAAATGTACCGGACTTAAGCAGGTGTTTGTAAGCGGGGAGGCTTTGAGTCCACAACTTGAAAGAAGATTCCATGATTTGTTTTTAATACCGCTTCACAATGTTTACGGACCTGCAGAATGTGCAGACGTTTCTACTTCATGGACCTGTACAGGAGATTCAAAGGATAAAACGATGCCGATCGGAAGGCCTATCTCAAATGTACAGGTATACATACTTGACTCTTTTATGAATCCTGTGCCTGTTGGAGTTCCCGGTGAATTATGTGTGTCGGGAGCAGGAGTAGGAAGAGGATACATAAACAATCCGGAATTGACCGGAGAAAGGTTTGTCAATATCACACTAAAACATGATGAATTCGGCGAGAAAAATCTTCTTGTTTATAAGACCGGAGATAGGGCGTTTTGGCGTCCGGATGGTGTCGTTGAGTATATAGGGAGGGCAGACTTTCAAGTGAAAATCAGGGGCTTGCGTATAGAGTTGGGTGAAATTGAGGAAGTTATACTGAAGCATGGCTTGATAAAAGAAGCTGTTGTGGTAGCGCAGGAGAGTGAAAACGGTAACAAATATCTTTGTGCATATATTGTTCAGCATAGTGAAATAGACGAGCATGACCTTAAGGAATATTTGAGTGAAAGTTTACCTGAGTATATGGTTCCGTCATATTTTGTGAATATGGAACAAATTCCGCTGCTGCCAAATGGAAAAGTAGATAGGAAAGCACTTCCGAAGCCTGATAGAAATGAAGGAAATAAAGGTAAATATGAACCACCAAGAAATGCAACGGAAGAAAAGCTCACAGAACTGTGGAAAAGGGTTCTTGAGATAGATAAGATTGGCATTCACGACAACTTTTTTGAATTGGGTGGACACTCTTTACTTGCAACCATAATGGTTTCAGAAATAGTAAAACAGTTCAAAAAAAGTATTCCCCTGCAAAATCTCTTTTTAAATCCGACAATAGCAGGGATTTCAAAACTTTTGTACGATGAGGAAGACGAAGAATGCTCAGAGCAATACGTAGAGGGAGAACTCTAGTGCCTCGAAAAGAATTAATTGTAAGAAGTGTGCGAGGAATTGCATTTTAACATTAAGAAAGATTATAAGCTAATAAAGGGTCTTTTGAAAGAAAAATAACGCAAACCTTTTATTCAATCGGGGGTAGCAATATGTTAGATGAAAATAATAAATCTATTGGTGAGAAACAGAACATTATGGAGTTTCTCCGTGAACTGGAAAATAAAAAAATCAAAATATGGACAGAAGAGGGTAAACTTCGTTATAAAGCCCCTGTGGATGCGATAAACGATGAACTTCTCAAAGAATTGAAAGATAATAAGGTTCAGATAATTGAATGCCTTGAAGCTCAAAATGAAGAAAAGCTGCTTTTGGAGTTTATCAGCAAGGTGGAAAAAAGAGATTACTATCCTTTGTCCTCTGCACAAAAGAGAATGCTGCTGGTCTATCATTTCAACAAGTATAGTACGGCATACAATTTGACACATGCTGTGAAAATTGAAGGGGAGTTTGATAAAAACAGACTTGTAGATGTTATTCAAAAGCTTACAGACAGACACGAATCATTGAGAACCTATTTTGATTTGGTGGATGGAGAGCATGTACAGTGTATTTGTGATCAATTAAAATTCGAGTTGGAATATGAAGATGCGGACGAGGCTCAAATTGACGAGGTTATAAAGGATTTTGTAAGGCCTTTCGATCTTTCTTGTGCTCCTTTGTTTCGTTACAAGCTGGTTAAAATAAAAAATCCGGGATCAAAGCCTGTTCATTATCTGCTTCAAGATATGCATCATATAATTTCAGACGGTATTTCGGCAGGAATTCTGGTAAAAGAGGTTAATGAACTTTATGCAGGAAAGAGCCTGGCTCCTCTGAATATCCAGTATAAGGATTATGTAGTATGGCAGGAGAGGCTTCTTAACGGGATGGAGGGAAAAAGGCAAAAACAATACTGGCTTAAAGAACTTGAGGGTTCTATCCCTATACTGAATTTGCCTACTGATAAACAAAGGCCTAAGGCTTTCAGTTTTGAAGGTGATCTTGTACATTTTGAAATAAGCAAAGAGTTAAAGGAAAAAATGCAGCAGAGAGCAATTGAAAATCATGTAACTTTGTATACCTATTTATTGTCTCTATATAGCATTCTTTTATCAAAATATAGTGCTCAGTATGACATTGCAATCGGTGCTCCAACCGGCGGTAGAGGACATGCCGACCTATATAATTTGATAGGTATGTTTGTTAACACTCTAGTTGTACGAACTTTTCCGAGTCCGGATAAGTCTTTCAATACATTTTTAAAAGAGTTGGGGAACAAGGTTTTAGATGATTTTTCAAATCAGGACTATCCCTTTGACTGGCTGGTAGAAGAATTGAATGTTAAGAGAGATCTTAGCAGAAATCCGGTTTTTGATGCCGCATTTGTACTGCAGAATATTAAAATCGATGAGGTTAAAGGTGCAGGACTTACAATTTCCGGGTATCCGGCTAAATCACAGAATGCTATTTTTGATATTACTTTTACAGCATATGAGCATGAAAATGGTATTACCATGGAAATCAATTATTGTACTAGTTTGTTTAAGAGAGAGACTATTGAGAGAATGGTCGGACATTATTTAAATATGTTAAACCAGGTGCTTGAAAAGCCTGATAAGCTCCTAGGTGACATTACGATTATATTAGACGAGGAAAAACAGAAGCTTTTATATGAATATAACGAAACTAAAGCCGGTTATCCTGAAGATATGAGCATACATGAGATATTTGAAGAGCAGGCACGTAAGTCTCCGGAGAATAAGGCTGTTGTGTTTGAGGATAAAGTACTTACATACAGTCAGTTAAATCATCGATCAAACAGCTTGGCAAGATTACTTCGTGAAAAGGGTGTAAAACGTGATACAATCGTTGGAATGATGATGGAAAGATCCGTTGAAATGATAGTGGGTATAATGGGGATTCTAAAGGCTGGAGGGGCATATCTTCCAATAGATCCAAACTACCCGGATGAAAGAATTAAGTATACGCTAAGTGACAGTGGAACAGAGATTCTTCTGACGCAGACAGAGCTTTTGGACAAGATTGACTTTAACGGTACTGTAATCGACTTGAAGGATGAAGCGGTCTACAGCAGAGATTGTTCGGATCTTGAACACATCAACGAACCTTGTGATCTGGCGTATGTAATTTATACCTCGGGTACTACAGGAAAACCAAAGGGTGCTATGATAGAGCACCGTAATGTAGTAAGGCTGCTGTTTAATGATAAATTCCAGTTCTCCTTCAGTGAAAATGATGTGTGGAGCATGTTTCATTCGTACTGTTTTGACTTTTCGGTATGGGAGATGTACGGAGCCCTTCTCTATGGCGGAGCCTTGGTTGTAGTACCGAAAATGGTGGCAAAAGATACGGGAGAGTTTTTGAAACTTCTGAAAAAGGAAAGGGTGACTGTATTAAATCAGACACCTACGGCATTCTACAAGCTTTCGGAAATGGAAGTTGAATCACCTGGTAATGACCTTTGCATACGTTATGTGATTTTCGGTGGTGAAGCTTTAAAACCATTGATGCTGGAAAGCTGGAATAGTAAATATCCCGATACAAAACTTATCAATATGTATGGAATTACTGAAACTACAGTACACGTTACATATAAGGAAATTGGTGAGGATGAAATAAAAAACAATATAAGCAATATAGGAAGGCCAATACCAACCCTTACCTGTTATGTTATGGACAAGAATATGAAACTTTTGCCTTTAGGTGTACCGGGTGAACTTTGCGTTGGCGGAGCAGGACTTGGCAGAGGCTATCTGAATCGTCCCGAACTTACAAAAGAGAAATTCCCACAAAATCCGTATATACCGGAAGAAAGACTTTACAGGTCAGGAGACCTTGTGAAGATGCTGCCGGGAGGAGAGATGGAATATCTGGGAAGGATAGACCATCAGGTAAAAATACGCGGGCATAGGATTGAACTTGGGGAAATTGAAGCTTGTCTTTTGAAGAATGAATATGTAAAAGAGGCAGTTGTTTTATTTAAGGAAGACGCTGATAATGAAAAATATCTCTGTGCTTATTTTACTTCTGACAAGGATTTATATGTTACAGACTTAAGAAAACATCTGGCGGAGGATCTGCCGGAATATATGATTCCGTCATATTTTATAAAGGTTGAGAAGATTCCTTTGACCTCAAACGGAAAAGTAGACAGGAAGGCATTACCGGAGCCTGATGGTATCATAAATACAGGGACAGAGTATCAGGCACCACAAAATGAAACGGAAGAAAAGCTGATTGAAGTCTGGAAGAGAGTACTTGGTGTTGACGGAATAGGAACCACTCATAACTTCTTTGATTTGGGAGGCCATTCACTTAAAGCAACAGTACTTGTGTCAAAGATTCATGAGGCAATGGACGTTGAACTATCGCTAAGTGAAGTATTCAGACTTCCGACAGTTAAGGAACAGGCTGAATTTATAGATCATGCTGCAAAAAATATATATACATCAATAAAACCTGTGGAAGAGCAGGAATATTACCCTGCATCGGCGGCACAAAAGAGGATGTATCTTATAAATCAGTTTGAAGGTATCGGTACTGCATATAATTTACCTGGAATGGTTTTGATTGAAGGAAAACTTGATGAGGAAAGATTATCACAAGCCTTGAGAGAAATTGCAATAAGGCACGAAGCATTGAGAACATCCTTTGAAATGTTGGGCGGAGAAGTTGTACAGAAAATTCATAAGGATGTGCATCTGGTATTGGAGCATATTGAAAAAAATGCAGGAGAAAATCCTGAAAATTATATAGAAAGATTTATGCGTCCCTTTGACCTCGGAAAGGCAACTTTGGCAAGAACCGGACTTGTAAAACTTGACGACCGAAGACATCTTTTAATGTTTGATATGCATCATATTATTTCAGATGGCGTATCGATGGAGATCATCACAAGTGAAATTGCACCCTTATACAGTAAAAAAGCATTGCCGGAGCTTACGATTCAGTATAAGGATTTTTCAGTATGGCAGCAAAAGCTGTTCGAGTCGGGAACGATAGCTAAGCAGGAAGAATACTGGCTAAGTACATTTGAGAGTGAAATTCCCGCGCTTAACATGCCTCTGGATTATCCGAGACCTGCGATGCAAACCTTTGAAGGTGACAGCATATACTTTGAAGTTGAGGGTGAATTGGCAGAAGGCTTAAGAAATATAGCGTACAATACCAAAAGCACATTGTATATGGTTTTGCTTGCAGCTTTTAATGTTTTGTTGAATAAATACACTGGGCAGGAAGATATAATAGTGGGTTCACCGGTTGCCGGAAGACGTCATGCTGATTTGCAGGGAGTCATTGGTATGTTTGTAAACACACTGGCTATGAGGAACTATCCTGTAGGTGACAAGAATTTTATTGAGTTTTTGAAAGAAGTTAGGGTAAATGCGCTAAAAGCTTATGAAAATCAGGATTACCAGTTTGAAGAATTGATTGATAAGCTCAATATTCATAGGGATATGAGCAGAAATCCACTTTTTGATGTCATGTTTACAGTACAAAACAGTGAAATGGGTGGTATTGAATTTGAAGGTATAAAGCTTGTACCGGCAAACTTTAAGTATGGTATAGCAAAATTCGATATGACGCTAACAGCAGTTGAATCCAAAGACAAGATTAAATTTGTATTGGAATATGCTTCAAAGCTTTTCGAAAGAGAAACAATAACAAGATTTGCAAAGCATTTTACAACACTAATTGAGGAATTTGTCAGAAAGCCTGAAATCAAGATAAGTGAAATCGACATACTTTCAGATTCTGAAAAGAAAAAGTTGCTGTTTGAATATAACGAAACTAAAGCCGGTTATCCTGAAAATATGAGCATACATGGGATATTTGAAGAACAGGTACGTAAGACTCCGGATAATAAGGCTGTTGTGTTTGAGGATAAAGTACTTACATACAGTCAGTTAAATCAACGAGCAAATACCCTGGCAAGGTTACTTAGGGAAAAGGGTGTGAAACGTGATACAATCGTTGGAATGATGATGGAAAGATCAGTTGAAATGATAGTGGGTATAATGGGGATTCTAAAGGCTGGAGGGGCATATCTTCCAATAGATCCAAACTACCCGGATGAAAGAATTAAGTATACGCTAAGTGACAGTGGAACAGAGATTCTTCTGACGCAGACGGAGCTTTTGAACAAGATTGATTTTAATGGAACTGTAATCGATTTGGAAGATGAATCGATTTACAACAGGGACGGTTCGGACATTGAACACATCAACGAACCTTGTGATCTGGCGTATGTAATTTATACATCGGGTACTACAGGAAAACCGAAGGGTGCTATGATAGAACACCGCAATGTAGTAAGGCTGCTGTTTAATGATAAATTCCAGTTCTCCTTCAGTGAAAATGATGTGTGGAGCATGTTTCATTCGTACTGCTTTGACTTTTCGGTATGGGAGATGTACGGAGCCCTGCTATATGGCGGAGCCTTGGTTGTAGTACCGAAAATGGTGGCAAAAGATACGGGAGAGTTTTTGAAACTGCTGAAAAAGGAAAGGGTGACTGTATTAAATCAGACACCAACAGCATTCTACAAGCTTTCGGAAATGGAAGTTGAATCACCTGGTAATGACCTTTGCATACGTTATGTGATTTTCGGTGGTGAAGCTTTAAAACCATTGATGCTGGAAAGCTGGAACAGGAAATATCCCCATACAAAACTCATCAATATGTATGGAATTACTGAAACTACAGTACACGTTACATATAAGGAAATTGGTGAGGATGAAATAAAAAACAATATAAGCAATATAGGAAGGCCCATTCCAACTCTGACATGTTATGTTATGGACAAAAATATGAGACTTTTGCCTGCAGG encodes:
- a CDS encoding non-ribosomal peptide synthetase, which translates into the protein MSTKELISCLREAGIKLYLDNGELRFQAPKGALTPELREKLVENKCEVIAFLRKVSLDSSTVRQPILPVPRDGEHLPVSFSQQSLWFFDQWSPKNPVYNIPNAVRLYGELNINAMETAISTLVKRHESLRTTFKGIDGKPVQVIVPESEYTLEVKDLSYLQAKDAEIALERELNEVAWTAFDLEKGPVWRTQLFKINEMEYVFFLVIHHIISDAWSNIIFVKEFLSLYEAFNKGITPNLPVMPVQFADYACWQRKLMADQEVRKNLLDYWKEKLASPVVLELPTDYPRPVAQSFSGSTATLNLSKDLSTRLKELCIKEDVTLFMLLLAVFEILLYRYSGQEDIIIGTVAANRGQIESTGLIGFVMNTLALRCNLMGNPTVKELLKRVKQTTLCAYDYQELPFDMLLEELKLERDISRTPLFQVMYIHQNVQEVELKANGLKIEIEEVENSAAPFDLRLTSKETEEGIEARLDYCTDLFKPDTIERMLAHFTNLLEAVAKDTSLKIGQMPLLSKEEYRQLVMEFNQTTVPYPTNKLIHELFEQQVEKSPDTIAVVFGLDQLTYSELNCRANQLASYLRKMGVGPDMPVGVCLERSLDMVVSLLGILKAGGAYVPFDPGYPKARFEHMIQDAKVKLILTWEKFIEKIPSSEAVVLCLDKEKKVLEMEDVKNPVVNVNDKNLAYVIYTSGSTGKPKGAMNTHLGMRNHKQWMQDTFKLTGEDAVLQKTPFSFDVSVWEFFWPLITGARLVVAQPEGHKDSSYIVKTIIEQKISVIHFVPSMLSAFLEHPDVEKCTGLKQVFVSGEALSPQLERRFHDLFLIPLHNVYGPAECADVSTSWTCTGDSKDKTMPIGRPISNVQVYILDSFMNPVPVGVPGELCVSGAGVGRGYINNPELTGERFVNITLKHDEFGEKNLLVYKTGDRAFWRPDGVVEYIGRADFQVKIRGLRIELGEIEEVILKHGLIKEAVVVAQESENGNKYLCAYIVQHSEIDEHDLKEYLSESLPEYMVPSYFVNMEQIPLLPNGKVDRKALPKPDRNEGNKGKYEPPRNATEEKLTELWKRVLEIDKIGIHDNFFELGGHSLLATIMVSEIVKQFKKSIPLQNLFLNPTIAGISKLLYDEEDEECSEQYVEGEL
- a CDS encoding non-ribosomal peptide synthetase, which codes for MLDENNKSIGEKQNIMEFLRELENKKIKIWTEEGKLRYKAPVDAINDELLKELKDNKVQIIECLEAQNEEKLLLEFISKVEKRDYYPLSSAQKRMLLVYHFNKYSTAYNLTHAVKIEGEFDKNRLVDVIQKLTDRHESLRTYFDLVDGEHVQCICDQLKFELEYEDADEAQIDEVIKDFVRPFDLSCAPLFRYKLVKIKNPGSKPVHYLLQDMHHIISDGISAGILVKEVNELYAGKSLAPLNIQYKDYVVWQERLLNGMEGKRQKQYWLKELEGSIPILNLPTDKQRPKAFSFEGDLVHFEISKELKEKMQQRAIENHVTLYTYLLSLYSILLSKYSAQYDIAIGAPTGGRGHADLYNLIGMFVNTLVVRTFPSPDKSFNTFLKELGNKVLDDFSNQDYPFDWLVEELNVKRDLSRNPVFDAAFVLQNIKIDEVKGAGLTISGYPAKSQNAIFDITFTAYEHENGITMEINYCTSLFKRETIERMVGHYLNMLNQVLEKPDKLLGDITIILDEEKQKLLYEYNETKAGYPEDMSIHEIFEEQARKSPENKAVVFEDKVLTYSQLNHRSNSLARLLREKGVKRDTIVGMMMERSVEMIVGIMGILKAGGAYLPIDPNYPDERIKYTLSDSGTEILLTQTELLDKIDFNGTVIDLKDEAVYSRDCSDLEHINEPCDLAYVIYTSGTTGKPKGAMIEHRNVVRLLFNDKFQFSFSENDVWSMFHSYCFDFSVWEMYGALLYGGALVVVPKMVAKDTGEFLKLLKKERVTVLNQTPTAFYKLSEMEVESPGNDLCIRYVIFGGEALKPLMLESWNSKYPDTKLINMYGITETTVHVTYKEIGEDEIKNNISNIGRPIPTLTCYVMDKNMKLLPLGVPGELCVGGAGLGRGYLNRPELTKEKFPQNPYIPEERLYRSGDLVKMLPGGEMEYLGRIDHQVKIRGHRIELGEIEACLLKNEYVKEAVVLFKEDADNEKYLCAYFTSDKDLYVTDLRKHLAEDLPEYMIPSYFIKVEKIPLTSNGKVDRKALPEPDGIINTGTEYQAPQNETEEKLIEVWKRVLGVDGIGTTHNFFDLGGHSLKATVLVSKIHEAMDVELSLSEVFRLPTVKEQAEFIDHAAKNIYTSIKPVEEQEYYPASAAQKRMYLINQFEGIGTAYNLPGMVLIEGKLDEERLSQALREIAIRHEALRTSFEMLGGEVVQKIHKDVHLVLEHIEKNAGENPENYIERFMRPFDLGKATLARTGLVKLDDRRHLLMFDMHHIISDGVSMEIITSEIAPLYSKKALPELTIQYKDFSVWQQKLFESGTIAKQEEYWLSTFESEIPALNMPLDYPRPAMQTFEGDSIYFEVEGELAEGLRNIAYNTKSTLYMVLLAAFNVLLNKYTGQEDIIVGSPVAGRRHADLQGVIGMFVNTLAMRNYPVGDKNFIEFLKEVRVNALKAYENQDYQFEELIDKLNIHRDMSRNPLFDVMFTVQNSEMGGIEFEGIKLVPANFKYGIAKFDMTLTAVESKDKIKFVLEYASKLFERETITRFAKHFTTLIEEFVRKPEIKISEIDILSDSEKKKLLFEYNETKAGYPENMSIHGIFEEQVRKTPDNKAVVFEDKVLTYSQLNQRANTLARLLREKGVKRDTIVGMMMERSVEMIVGIMGILKAGGAYLPIDPNYPDERIKYTLSDSGTEILLTQTELLNKIDFNGTVIDLEDESIYNRDGSDIEHINEPCDLAYVIYTSGTTGKPKGAMIEHRNVVRLLFNDKFQFSFSENDVWSMFHSYCFDFSVWEMYGALLYGGALVVVPKMVAKDTGEFLKLLKKERVTVLNQTPTAFYKLSEMEVESPGNDLCIRYVIFGGEALKPLMLESWNRKYPHTKLINMYGITETTVHVTYKEIGEDEIKNNISNIGRPIPTLTCYVMDKNMRLLPAGVPGELCVGGAGLGRGYLNRPELTKEKFPQNPYIPEERLYRSGDLVKMLPGGEMEYLGRIDHQVKIRGHRIELGEIEARLLKHESVKEAVVLVREDSNQEKYLCAYYVSDEELYVTDLRKHLGEILPEYMIPSYFIQVEAIPLNSNGKVDRKALPEPDGSINTGTEYIAPQNETEEMLAQIWMKVLKVERVGINDEFFDLGGDSLKAVQVVNDAVAQNISIDLKQIFKYKTIAQIVQNIDCDQNEDEQKNGDIIKLEDRWTTPTPFIVDENDVKELKMEIQREVTVYLHRALPLCVVLADPYLQPWFNEHYVNIFSQRDKDGYLSLEYMELWGNYREVIGEVSQGAKLMEKVPDIIEFVREQISRGYYLSISVDEYYLPGKIRYQNTHFIHHELVYGFDDSRREIKAVGFDQGGVFSGMTFRYEDFVEAYEKGKAYYDESAPWTSTTGTQLFFSNGFDRPYPFRIEEFLKKLGDYLFSKGDDAIIYCWGIAEESVSYGFGVNELVFKALEDFLQGKFLTDYKAVHLLTEHKKLLAARFEYIIGLYGIKGRFLELYDEYLKVVEQFNDARLKFFGLQFDVSLEEIHEFGQEKVDEFVQMLGMLRNAIDSEKTILMEMYKTLKEMFMNRD